The following proteins are encoded in a genomic region of Pseudodesulfovibrio mercurii:
- a CDS encoding sulfite exporter TauE/SafE family protein — protein MITTYILYVCLGAVAGVLAGLLGIGGGLVIVPMLNFAFEWQHFPMEHIQHIALGTSMATIIFTSISSMRAHHKRGAINYTAFWRLAPGIIIGTYLGSWIASLLSTTFLKIFFGLFLYYVATQMLLNIKPKAAHELPGKAGTFAAGSGIGVFSALVGIGGGTLTVPFLSWCNLTMHAAIATAAAVGLPIALAGTTGYIVNGWSVQGIPGPHIGYVYIPALLGIIVTSTLTAPFGAKLAHSLPVTKLKKIFAILLFLVGTRMLYKAFM, from the coding sequence GTGATCACCACCTACATACTCTACGTCTGCCTTGGGGCGGTGGCCGGGGTCCTGGCCGGGCTGCTCGGCATCGGCGGGGGCCTGGTCATCGTGCCCATGCTCAACTTCGCCTTCGAGTGGCAGCACTTCCCGATGGAGCACATCCAGCACATCGCCCTGGGCACCTCCATGGCCACGATCATCTTCACCTCCATCTCCAGCATGCGCGCCCACCACAAGCGCGGGGCCATCAACTACACCGCCTTCTGGCGGCTGGCTCCGGGCATCATCATCGGCACCTACCTGGGGTCGTGGATCGCCTCCCTGCTGTCCACCACGTTCTTGAAGATCTTCTTCGGTCTGTTCCTGTATTACGTGGCCACCCAGATGCTCCTGAACATCAAGCCCAAGGCCGCCCACGAGCTGCCCGGCAAGGCCGGGACCTTTGCGGCGGGCAGCGGCATCGGCGTGTTCTCGGCCCTGGTCGGCATCGGCGGCGGCACCCTGACCGTGCCGTTCCTGTCCTGGTGCAACCTGACCATGCACGCGGCCATCGCCACGGCGGCGGCCGTGGGGCTGCCCATCGCCCTGGCGGGCACCACCGGGTACATCGTCAACGGCTGGTCCGTGCAGGGCATTCCCGGCCCGCACATCGGTTATGTGTACATTCCGGCCCTGCTCGGCATCATCGTGACCAGCACCCTGACCGCGCCCTTCGGGGCCAAGCTGGCCCACAGCCTGCCCGTGACCAAGCTCAAGAAGATCTTCGCGATCCTCCTCTTCCTCGTCGGCACCCGCATGCTGTATAAAGCATTCATGTAG
- a CDS encoding glycosyltransferase family 2 protein, protein MNHFAFPRTLPPCAPIEPAFPRHLSGWHLGMGQAEALPRLLQGLFILSEDNPGCRNVAVGMALWGMQTYPLAPDVARWAVRGVNLGLKADRALTRLMVLAADLERPAEGEATDAWYALARQDDRSLILRFLAVVLGDPAKGLGWLEHVWRDLLLLGRPEIAMAALDMVKWTEATLPLRARFEADRAFHCLPPEEALPVIEALDPATWGLWRAYAGGETLLRMGRKGEAKGALAGLWQAVPWHVNLTLKLHDIFFPAPVAAPEACAEAAVLVYSWNKADLLAATLDSLHASDIGPARVFALNNGSTDHTDRVLARAARQFGADRFHVETLPVNVGAPAARNWLLSLPEVRGTKWAAFLDDDVVLPGDWLRRLLGPVAGRDDIGSVGCRITAAVPPFGLQSADYNMIPAPPSEPVPDTLPNRVPLYDNCAGGPDTGLFTYTRPCLSVSGCCHLVSLASIERTGGFDLRYTPSQFDDLDRDLRAGLDNTPALYVGGLAVRHVQHSSLAKSQTARQIGMVMGNKLKLNTKYSDEELARLGWENRTRLWTDLEQKARALADRLGLGA, encoded by the coding sequence ATGAACCACTTCGCCTTCCCCCGCACCCTGCCGCCCTGCGCGCCCATCGAGCCCGCCTTCCCGCGCCACCTGTCCGGCTGGCACCTGGGCATGGGCCAGGCCGAGGCGCTGCCCAGGCTGCTCCAGGGGCTGTTCATCCTGAGCGAGGACAACCCCGGCTGCCGCAACGTGGCCGTGGGCATGGCCCTGTGGGGCATGCAGACCTACCCGCTGGCCCCGGACGTGGCCCGCTGGGCGGTCCGGGGCGTCAACCTCGGGCTCAAGGCGGACCGCGCCCTGACCCGGCTCATGGTCCTGGCCGCCGACCTTGAGCGGCCCGCGGAGGGCGAGGCCACGGACGCCTGGTACGCCCTGGCCCGCCAGGACGACCGCAGCCTGATCCTGCGCTTCCTGGCCGTGGTCCTCGGCGACCCGGCCAAGGGTCTGGGCTGGCTGGAGCACGTCTGGCGGGACCTCCTGCTCCTGGGCAGACCGGAGATCGCCATGGCCGCCCTGGACATGGTCAAGTGGACCGAGGCCACCCTGCCCCTGCGGGCGCGGTTTGAGGCGGACCGGGCCTTCCACTGCCTGCCGCCCGAGGAGGCCCTGCCGGTCATCGAGGCGCTGGACCCGGCCACCTGGGGACTGTGGCGGGCCTATGCGGGCGGCGAGACCCTGCTGCGCATGGGCCGCAAGGGCGAGGCCAAGGGGGCTTTGGCCGGGCTGTGGCAGGCCGTCCCGTGGCACGTCAACCTGACTCTGAAGCTCCACGACATCTTTTTCCCCGCGCCCGTGGCCGCGCCCGAGGCGTGCGCCGAGGCGGCCGTGCTGGTCTACTCCTGGAACAAGGCGGACCTCCTGGCCGCGACCCTGGATTCCCTGCACGCCAGCGACATCGGCCCGGCCCGCGTCTTCGCCCTGAACAACGGGTCCACGGACCACACGGACCGGGTCCTGGCCAGGGCGGCCCGGCAGTTCGGCGCGGACCGCTTCCACGTGGAGACCCTGCCGGTCAACGTGGGCGCGCCCGCCGCGCGCAACTGGCTCCTGTCCCTGCCCGAGGTGCGCGGGACCAAATGGGCCGCCTTCCTGGACGACGACGTGGTCCTGCCCGGCGACTGGCTGCGGCGGCTGCTCGGCCCGGTGGCGGGCCGCGACGACATCGGCAGCGTGGGCTGCCGGATCACCGCCGCCGTGCCGCCCTTCGGCCTGCAATCGGCGGACTACAACATGATCCCCGCGCCGCCGTCCGAGCCGGTCCCGGACACCCTGCCCAACCGGGTGCCGCTCTACGACAACTGCGCGGGCGGCCCGGACACCGGGCTGTTCACCTACACCCGCCCCTGTCTGTCCGTGTCCGGCTGCTGCCACCTGGTGAGCCTGGCCTCCATCGAACGCACGGGCGGCTTCGACCTGCGCTACACCCCGTCCCAGTTCGACGACCTGGACCGCGACCTGCGGGCGGGGCTGGACAACACCCCGGCCCTGTACGTGGGCGGCCTGGCCGTGCGCCACGTGCAGCACTCGTCCCTGGCCAAGTCCCAGACCGCCCGCCAGATCGGCATGGTCATGGGCAACAAACTGAAATTGAACACCAAGTACTCGGATGAGGAACTGGCCCGCCTGGGCTGGGAGAACCGGACGCGCCTGTGGACCGACCTCGAACAAAAGGCCCGCGCCCTGGCCGACCGCCTGGGCCTCGGCGCCTGA
- the lpxB gene encoding lipid-A-disaccharide synthase has product MSTGNPSGPIWFSVGEASGDLHGAELMKAFRAMDPDVSFTGMGGPAMEREGFVPRHSMREISLVGITEILGGLPRILKLLGIIKKELAALRPRAIVLVDCPEFNFRIARMARKLGIPVYYYISPQIWAWRSGRANFLREFVRKVICILPFEKDFYAKYGMDVAYVGHPLMDVLPLDRLDAMAVRGNRIGLLPGSRTREVTSLLPVFADAARRLAVDHPDLEYVLVRAPGMDEALLRSLWPTDIPVSFVSPDERYETFRSCRFIMAASGTVTLETALIGTPVLVAYKVSPLSELVGRLLINVKYISLPNLILGREIYPEFIGRDASAENLARTAGAWLDDPAAYGEVKDGLKVLRTMVGDPGAPGRAARIILDDLEGPAC; this is encoded by the coding sequence ATGAGCACTGGCAATCCATCCGGCCCCATCTGGTTCAGCGTGGGCGAGGCCTCGGGCGACCTGCACGGCGCGGAGCTGATGAAGGCGTTCCGGGCCATGGACCCGGACGTGTCCTTCACCGGCATGGGCGGCCCGGCCATGGAGCGGGAGGGGTTCGTGCCGCGCCACTCCATGCGCGAGATATCCCTGGTGGGCATCACCGAGATCCTCGGCGGCCTGCCGCGCATCCTCAAGCTGCTCGGAATCATCAAGAAGGAGCTGGCGGCCCTCCGGCCCAGGGCCATCGTCCTGGTGGACTGCCCGGAGTTCAATTTCCGCATCGCGCGCATGGCCAGGAAGCTCGGCATCCCGGTCTACTACTACATCAGCCCGCAGATATGGGCCTGGCGCTCGGGCCGGGCGAACTTCCTGCGCGAATTCGTCCGCAAGGTCATCTGCATCCTGCCCTTCGAGAAGGATTTCTACGCCAAATACGGCATGGACGTGGCCTATGTGGGCCACCCGCTCATGGACGTGCTGCCGCTCGACCGGCTGGACGCCATGGCCGTGCGCGGGAACCGCATCGGGCTGCTGCCGGGCAGCCGAACCAGGGAGGTGACCTCCCTGCTGCCGGTCTTCGCGGACGCGGCCCGGCGGCTGGCCGTGGACCATCCGGACCTGGAATACGTGCTGGTCCGCGCGCCGGGCATGGACGAGGCGCTGCTGCGCTCCCTGTGGCCCACCGACATCCCGGTGTCCTTCGTCTCCCCGGACGAGCGCTACGAGACCTTCCGCTCCTGCCGGTTCATCATGGCCGCCTCGGGCACCGTGACCCTGGAGACCGCCCTCATCGGCACCCCGGTACTGGTGGCCTACAAGGTCTCGCCCCTGTCCGAGCTGGTCGGCAGACTGCTCATCAACGTCAAGTACATCTCCCTGCCCAACCTCATCCTGGGACGCGAGATATATCCCGAGTTCATCGGCCGGGACGCCTCGGCCGAGAACCTGGCCCGCACGGCCGGGGCCTGGCTGGACGACCCGGCGGCCTACGGCGAGGTCAAGGACGGCCTCAAGGTCCTGCGCACCATGGTCGGCGACCCCGGCGCGCCCGGCCGGGCCGCGCGCATCATCCTCGACGACCTCGAAGGGCCGGCCTGCTGA
- a CDS encoding Gfo/Idh/MocA family protein, which produces MLKVGVVGLGRMGGIHLRNYTEMPGVEVVGVVDVDAKAREAVAARFGVRTFATLDELLAFEPDAVSVCVPTFLHHEAGMRLLDRGVAAIIEKPLAATAAEGEELVAKSREKGVPLMVGHVERFNPSIERVKSLLGDDVISVHIERVSPYPVRIQDVGVIKDLGSHDIDLIRYLTGSDIKAVHAVASASFGKHEDSALIAAEMENGVLAQITTNWVTPFRSRKISVACKSKFVVADLIAQSVTEYSPFSETDKTYSVREWPVVAREPIKAELTAFLDALRNNTPVPITGEDGLEVLKTFERIFAGLNK; this is translated from the coding sequence ATGTTGAAAGTCGGAGTGGTCGGACTGGGCCGCATGGGCGGCATCCACCTGCGCAACTATACGGAAATGCCGGGCGTGGAAGTGGTCGGCGTGGTCGACGTGGACGCCAAGGCGCGCGAGGCCGTGGCCGCCCGGTTCGGCGTGCGGACCTTCGCCACCCTGGACGAGCTGCTCGCCTTCGAGCCGGACGCCGTGTCCGTCTGCGTGCCCACCTTCCTGCACCACGAGGCGGGCATGCGCCTGCTCGACCGGGGCGTGGCCGCGATCATCGAGAAGCCCCTGGCCGCCACGGCCGCCGAGGGCGAGGAACTGGTGGCCAAGTCCCGCGAAAAGGGCGTGCCCCTCATGGTCGGCCACGTGGAGCGCTTCAACCCGTCCATCGAGCGGGTCAAGTCCCTGCTCGGCGACGACGTCATCTCCGTGCATATCGAGCGCGTCAGCCCGTACCCGGTGCGCATCCAGGACGTGGGCGTCATCAAGGACCTCGGGTCCCACGACATCGACCTGATCCGCTACCTGACCGGCTCGGACATCAAGGCCGTGCACGCGGTGGCCTCGGCCTCCTTCGGCAAGCACGAGGACTCCGCCCTCATCGCCGCCGAGATGGAAAACGGCGTCCTGGCCCAGATCACCACCAACTGGGTGACCCCGTTCCGGAGCCGCAAGATCAGCGTGGCCTGCAAGTCCAAGTTCGTGGTCGCCGACCTCATCGCCCAGAGCGTCACGGAATACTCGCCCTTCTCCGAGACCGACAAGACCTACTCCGTGCGCGAATGGCCGGTCGTGGCCCGCGAACCCATCAAGGCCGAACTGACCGCCTTCCTCGACGCCCTGCGCAACAACACCCCGGTCCCCATCACCGGCGAAGACGGCCTCGAAGTCCTCAAAACCTTCGAACGCATCTTCGCGGGCCTGAACAAATAA
- a CDS encoding BON domain-containing protein, translated as MPEKACLAALAVLLSALLAGCALYPAVQVAGGAMTGYDAVVMADDYLPRDNVEGGALGIVHDTQLERRLRERLELNDLHLSAHVIDSRAYLIGQVRSRTQADYAIRTAATVQGIRTITCKFYPAPPARAAARDAARDELLTRELAERFGETKRLQGTDLRVEVVRSHAILIGRTRDYSQKTAALAIAAEINGLTEIIDYITVEGEVAKS; from the coding sequence ATGCCCGAAAAAGCGTGCCTGGCGGCGCTGGCCGTCCTCCTTTCCGCGCTCCTCGCCGGATGCGCGCTGTACCCCGCGGTCCAGGTGGCGGGCGGGGCCATGACCGGCTACGACGCCGTGGTCATGGCCGACGACTACCTGCCGCGAGACAACGTGGAGGGCGGGGCTCTGGGCATCGTCCACGACACCCAGCTGGAGCGCCGCCTGCGCGAGCGGCTGGAGCTCAACGACCTGCATCTGTCGGCCCACGTCATCGACTCCAGGGCATATCTCATCGGCCAGGTGCGCAGCCGCACCCAGGCCGACTACGCCATCCGCACGGCGGCCACGGTCCAGGGCATCCGGACCATCACCTGCAAGTTCTACCCCGCGCCCCCGGCCAGGGCGGCCGCCCGCGACGCGGCCCGCGACGAACTGCTGACCAGGGAGCTGGCCGAGCGGTTCGGCGAGACCAAACGCCTCCAGGGCACGGACCTGCGCGTGGAGGTCGTGCGCAGCCACGCCATCCTCATCGGCCGGACCCGAGACTACAGCCAGAAGACGGCGGCCCTCGCCATTGCGGCGGAGATCAACGGGTTGACCGAAATAATTGATTACATCACCGTTGAGGGTGAGGTGGCCAAGTCATAA
- a CDS encoding ArnT family glycosyltransferase, producing the protein MSVARTIWTRLENHPWLTMTLAVLAQTWFTLNNRALWFSDEVRYADAYRNLAQGGKWMVLALNGQAYPDKPPVYFWFLWLIDKLTPLDPPAVFFAGAACSGLFFLFAAYALARTLKFDRTTSLASSLILISTFMVAALLHYSRMDLMFAGLIILSHAAFYRAYTDRTEGWWPVWGFALAGAATLVKGPLGFLFPLMNVALFLAFKGELKRLFSRRTGLGLLVMLTMLAAWVAGVILAEGPRFLIDTVLGKQILERATHTFHHKESWWWYFAAFPLAWLPWTLAVFAAPLRRLLSLSFWGELWGGRRQAGARTFLWIMFLATFIFLSSLSGKVFIYVLPMFPPLAILIADDLRTMSEVRARRLWTLVGGLWIVVGAALLLVGDLIPLPVPVHGMGICAAVLVLGGGAIVTVRAEGFRAALLTCALAMILWIHPVGLLAAPSLDDAMSPKRQALVLKDYIERGYAPFSARVYSGIYTWYADHDYPEYDNYAQLMEEMAKHDKVVLVMRESHWRDIEDKLPEFHVVDRQSIAGLVHILAIKG; encoded by the coding sequence ATGAGCGTCGCCCGCACCATCTGGACCCGGCTCGAAAACCATCCCTGGCTGACCATGACCCTGGCCGTCCTGGCCCAGACTTGGTTCACCCTGAACAACCGCGCCCTGTGGTTCTCGGACGAGGTCCGCTACGCCGACGCCTACCGGAACCTGGCCCAGGGCGGCAAGTGGATGGTCCTGGCCCTGAACGGCCAGGCATACCCGGACAAGCCGCCGGTCTACTTCTGGTTCCTCTGGCTCATCGACAAGCTCACGCCGCTCGACCCGCCCGCCGTGTTCTTCGCGGGCGCGGCCTGCTCCGGCCTGTTCTTCCTGTTCGCGGCCTACGCCCTGGCCCGGACCCTCAAGTTCGACCGGACCACCTCGCTCGCCTCCTCCCTGATCCTGATCTCCACCTTCATGGTCGCGGCCCTGCTGCACTACTCGCGCATGGACCTCATGTTCGCGGGCCTGATCATCCTGAGCCACGCCGCCTTCTACCGGGCCTACACCGACAGGACCGAAGGCTGGTGGCCGGTCTGGGGATTCGCCCTGGCCGGGGCCGCCACCCTGGTCAAGGGGCCGCTCGGCTTCCTCTTTCCCCTGATGAACGTCGCCCTGTTCCTGGCCTTCAAGGGCGAACTCAAGCGGCTCTTCTCCCGGCGCACCGGGCTCGGACTGCTGGTCATGCTGACCATGCTCGCCGCCTGGGTGGCGGGCGTGATCCTGGCCGAGGGTCCGCGCTTCCTGATCGACACCGTGCTCGGCAAGCAGATCCTGGAGCGGGCCACCCACACCTTCCACCACAAGGAATCCTGGTGGTGGTACTTCGCGGCCTTCCCCCTGGCCTGGCTGCCGTGGACCCTGGCCGTGTTCGCGGCCCCGCTGCGCCGCCTCCTGTCCCTGTCCTTCTGGGGCGAGCTGTGGGGCGGACGCCGCCAGGCCGGTGCCAGGACCTTCCTGTGGATCATGTTCCTCGCCACCTTCATTTTCCTTTCGAGCCTGTCCGGCAAGGTCTTCATCTACGTCCTGCCCATGTTCCCGCCGCTGGCCATCCTCATCGCCGACGACCTGCGGACCATGAGCGAGGTCCGCGCCCGGCGGCTGTGGACCCTGGTGGGCGGCCTGTGGATCGTGGTGGGCGCGGCCCTGCTCCTGGTCGGCGACCTCATCCCCCTGCCCGTGCCCGTGCACGGCATGGGCATCTGCGCGGCCGTGCTCGTCCTCGGCGGCGGGGCCATCGTGACCGTGCGCGCCGAAGGGTTCCGCGCCGCGCTCCTGACCTGCGCCCTGGCCATGATCCTGTGGATCCACCCCGTGGGCCTGCTGGCCGCACCCTCCCTGGACGACGCCATGAGCCCCAAGCGCCAGGCCCTGGTCCTCAAGGACTACATCGAGCGCGGCTACGCGCCCTTCTCGGCCAGGGTCTACTCCGGCATCTACACCTGGTACGCCGACCACGATTACCCCGAGTACGACAACTACGCGCAGCTCATGGAGGAAATGGCCAAGCACGACAAGGTCGTCCTGGTCATGCGCGAGAGCCACTGGCGGGACATCGAGGACAAGCTGCCTGAATTCCACGTGGTGGACCGGCAGTCCATCGCGGGCCTGGTCCACATCCTGGCCATCAAGGGCTGA
- a CDS encoding phosphatase PAP2 family protein, giving the protein MRCTSLKHWALYSAPLLIVLGLLWFGFGSEREVAAFFKDHRAAHAGLKTFLRLVTDWCNPLFYVFYAGMLLTAWRSGNRERLRFVLVLLVVQGVVAGLAVHFTKYLIGRPRPGQGGWYEPLSGRAAQEALPSGHTTEITGWTLPLALRAARAAVPLLLGLFLALVGFSRVYLGWHHPTDVFFGWLLGSVGGFAAVIIADSSLFRRS; this is encoded by the coding sequence ATGCGCTGCACTTCCCTGAAACACTGGGCGCTCTATTCCGCGCCCCTGCTCATCGTCCTCGGCCTGCTCTGGTTCGGGTTCGGGAGCGAGCGGGAGGTGGCCGCGTTCTTCAAGGATCACCGCGCGGCCCACGCCGGGCTCAAGACCTTCCTGCGCCTGGTCACGGATTGGTGCAACCCCCTGTTCTACGTCTTCTACGCGGGCATGCTCCTGACCGCCTGGCGGTCCGGCAACCGCGAACGGCTGCGCTTCGTCCTCGTCCTGCTGGTGGTCCAGGGGGTGGTGGCCGGACTGGCCGTGCACTTCACCAAATATCTCATCGGCAGACCCCGGCCCGGCCAGGGCGGCTGGTACGAGCCGCTGTCCGGCCGCGCCGCCCAGGAGGCCCTGCCCTCGGGCCACACCACCGAGATCACCGGCTGGACCCTGCCCCTGGCCCTGCGCGCAGCGCGCGCGGCCGTGCCCCTGCTTCTCGGCCTGTTCCTGGCCCTGGTGGGCTTCTCGCGGGTCTACCTCGGCTGGCACCATCCCACGGACGTCTTCTTCGGCTGGCTGCTCGGCAGCGTGGGCGGTTTCGCCGCCGTGATCATCGCCGATTCCTCGCTTTTCAGGAGATCATGA
- a CDS encoding motility associated factor glycosyltransferase family protein, with protein sequence MNPYPFLKDNIEYLQRTGNPIFQWLSSRPFNEDKLKTRLFPNEAGLLDWEMDNGKGMFASLPPQGLYANWVHPEKAVTSATFIVGCNLGYGVNHVLTHTPDTHKVMLLEPRSEMLLACLGQTDYRPFFERKKFHLMVPDERFLSEVVRNLDLQFIYGQIHLKSDIPSRQLGPEYARWSTWLRHKLENFSLELSTLRHRQDVMVKNEIDNFAKAMRDGSLKSMEGKGAGVGAVILGAGPSLETMAPLLKAKTGHVLYTCALQTVPSLQNLGIKPHLCAAIDYDATMLKVFERLDPDFVQDVPLVYSTKIDPMVLKRYPGPTLPLWTVGGVGTYVLKERDLVLDAGGNVSVTLSRFLRYCGVSHLLLAGQDYAWINGRSHSGGHHNHTTDLHRRSWHQTTRNLDGEEILTTLQYMTAKRELEEDLKRSEFPVFNLYGGGAVIEGATVVDVDTAYDKGILASAPGAVEGFLRDLAACRRGTPPLRMEPRSPRWTTSLRNMEKHLAKLFKNLKANQKEIHAALTRVELFVKQDPLYGPYLFNEIVDLAGLTRAKSAFEAGDLGEFKRIAKNVLRKVREIDRKVCLAEDEQAVA encoded by the coding sequence ATGAATCCGTATCCGTTCCTAAAGGACAACATCGAATACCTGCAACGCACCGGGAATCCCATCTTCCAGTGGCTCTCCTCCCGCCCGTTCAACGAGGACAAGCTCAAGACGCGGCTCTTCCCCAACGAGGCCGGGCTCCTCGACTGGGAGATGGACAACGGCAAGGGAATGTTCGCCTCCCTGCCGCCCCAGGGGCTCTACGCCAACTGGGTCCACCCGGAAAAGGCGGTCACCTCGGCCACATTCATCGTCGGCTGCAACCTCGGCTACGGGGTCAACCACGTCCTGACCCACACCCCGGACACGCACAAGGTCATGCTCCTGGAGCCGCGCTCCGAGATGCTCCTGGCCTGCCTGGGCCAGACCGACTACCGCCCGTTCTTCGAGAGAAAGAAATTCCACCTGATGGTCCCGGACGAGCGCTTCCTGTCCGAGGTGGTCCGCAACCTGGACCTCCAGTTCATCTACGGCCAGATTCACCTCAAGAGCGACATCCCCAGCCGCCAGCTCGGCCCGGAATACGCCCGCTGGTCCACCTGGCTGCGCCACAAGCTCGAAAACTTCTCCCTGGAGCTGTCCACCCTGCGCCACCGCCAGGACGTCATGGTCAAGAACGAGATCGACAACTTCGCCAAGGCCATGCGCGACGGCAGCCTCAAGTCCATGGAGGGCAAGGGTGCGGGCGTGGGCGCGGTCATCCTCGGCGCGGGCCCGTCGCTCGAGACCATGGCCCCGCTGCTCAAGGCCAAGACGGGCCACGTGCTCTACACCTGCGCCCTCCAGACCGTGCCCTCCCTGCAGAACCTGGGCATCAAGCCCCACCTGTGCGCGGCCATCGACTACGACGCGACCATGCTCAAGGTCTTCGAGCGGCTGGACCCGGACTTCGTTCAGGACGTGCCTCTCGTCTACTCCACCAAGATCGACCCCATGGTCCTCAAGCGCTACCCCGGCCCGACCCTGCCCCTGTGGACCGTGGGCGGCGTGGGCACCTACGTGCTCAAGGAACGGGACCTGGTGCTCGACGCGGGCGGCAACGTCTCGGTGACCCTGTCGCGATTCCTGCGCTACTGCGGGGTCTCCCACCTGCTCCTGGCCGGGCAGGACTACGCCTGGATCAACGGCCGGTCCCACTCGGGCGGCCACCACAACCACACCACCGACCTGCACCGCCGGTCCTGGCACCAGACCACGCGCAACCTGGACGGCGAGGAAATCCTGACCACCCTGCAATACATGACCGCCAAGCGCGAGCTGGAGGAGGACCTCAAGCGGTCCGAATTTCCCGTCTTCAACCTCTACGGCGGCGGCGCTGTCATCGAGGGCGCCACCGTGGTGGACGTGGATACGGCCTACGACAAGGGCATCCTGGCCTCGGCCCCCGGCGCGGTGGAAGGCTTCCTGCGCGATCTGGCGGCCTGCCGCCGGGGCACCCCGCCCCTGCGCATGGAGCCGCGCTCGCCCCGCTGGACCACCTCCCTGCGCAACATGGAAAAGCACCTCGCCAAGCTGTTCAAAAATCTCAAGGCCAACCAGAAGGAAATCCACGCAGCCCTGACCCGAGTGGAGCTGTTCGTCAAGCAGGACCCGCTCTACGGCCCGTACCTGTTCAACGAGATCGTGGACCTGGCCGGGCTGACCAGGGCCAAGTCCGCCTTCGAGGCCGGGGACCTGGGCGAGTTCAAGCGCATCGCCAAAAACGTCCTGCGCAAGGTCCGCGAAATCGACCGCAAGGTCTGCCTTGCCGAGGACGAGCAGGCCGTGGCCTGA